The Candidatus Anaeroferrophillus wilburensis genomic interval CAGGTGCCGGTCGAGGTGCGGCCGGAACGCAAGGTTGCCCTGGCAATCCGCTGGCTGATCGGCTATTCTCGCTCCCGGGGTGAAAAAAGTATGGAGCAGAAGCTGGCGGCGGAGATCATGGATGCTGCCAATAATCGCGGCGCAGCGGTGAAGAAACGGGAAGATACCCATAAGATGGCTGAAGCCAACAAAGCTTTCGCCCATTATCGGTGGTAGGAGAGGCAGTGCAAAGCCGTGGGGCGTCTCTATCCTCTGGAGTGTAATCGAAACATCGGCATCATGGCCCATATTGATGCCGGCAAGACGACCACCACCGAACGCATCCTTTATTATACCGGAATTTCCCATAAAATCGGTGAGGTCCATGACGGCACGGCCACCATGGACTGGATGGAGCAGGAACAGGAGCGGGGGATTACTATTACCTCGGCGGCAACCACCTGCTTCTGGCACGATCACCGGATCAACATTATCGATACGCCCGGTCATGTTGATTTTACCATCGAGGTAGAGCGGTCCCTGAGGGTCCTGGATGGTGCCATTGCGGTTTTCTGTTCCGTCGGCGGGGTTGAGCCCCAGTCGGAAACCGTCTGGCGCCAGGCTGATAAGTACCGGGTGCCACGGATCGCTTTTATAAATAAAATGGATCGGGTCGGAGCTGACTTCGATCGGGGCGTCGCCATGATGCGCGACCGCCTGGGAGCAAAGCCGTTGCCGGTGCAGCTCCCCATTGGCGCTGAGGAACATTTTGAAGGGGTGGTTGACCTTCTTGAGCAGCGGGCCATCTATTACGATCCAAGCTCTTTGGGAGAAAAATACGAGATACGGGACGTGCCGGCAGCGATGCAGGCCCGGGTTGCCGAGTGTCGCGAGGCGCTCTGCGAAGAGTTGGCGGATTACGACGATGAATTTGCCACCCGCTACCTGGACGGCGAGGAGATGACCGCCGCGGAGATAAAAAAGCTGATTCGGCGGCTAACTCTGTCGATCCAGCTGACTCCGGTGCTCTGTGGCTCCGCCTTTAAGAACAAAGGCGTGCAGCCATTGCTGGATGCGATCATCGATTATCTGCCTTCACCTCTTGACGTGCCTGCCATGGTTGGCAGTGATCCGGAGAGCGGCAAAGAGATTATCCGCCAGGCAGCCGACAGCGAACCTTTCGCCGCCCTGGTGTTCAAGATCTTCACCGATCCCTTCGTCGGCCAGTTGGCTTTTATGCGGGTTTATTCGGGGGTTCTCAGCTCCGGCATGAGTGTCCTGAATGTGACCAAA includes:
- the fusA gene encoding elongation factor G yields the protein MGRLYPLECNRNIGIMAHIDAGKTTTTERILYYTGISHKIGEVHDGTATMDWMEQEQERGITITSAATTCFWHDHRINIIDTPGHVDFTIEVERSLRVLDGAIAVFCSVGGVEPQSETVWRQADKYRVPRIAFINKMDRVGADFDRGVAMMRDRLGAKPLPVQLPIGAEEHFEGVVDLLEQRAIYYDPSSLGEKYEIRDVPAAMQARVAECREALCEELADYDDEFATRYLDGEEMTAAEIKKLIRRLTLSIQLTPVLCGSAFKNKGVQPLLDAIIDYLPSPLDVPAMVGSDPESGKEIIRQAADSEPFAALVFKIFTDPFVGQLAFMRVYSGVLSSGMSVLNVTKSRKERVGRLLKMHANKREEVKEVYAGDIVAVVGLKHSTTGDSLSDLRRPVILESMEFPEPVISIAIEPKSKADQDKLGVALGKLAAEDPSFVVRTDEETGQTIISGMGELHLEIIVDRLRREFKVDANVGKPQVAYRETITSSIRTEGRFVRQSGGRGQFGHVWLELEPLPAGEGFQFEDKIVGGVVPREYIPAVKNGIEEAMKTGVLAGYPVVDVKVALVDGSYHDVDSSEMAFKIAGSMGFKTGCRQAKPIILEPVMDVEVVVPDDFLGDIMGDLNSRRSRILGVESRGRAQVISANVPLAEMFGYSTDLRSKSQGRATYTMQFAKYEPVPKAIGDGIVSHEG